The sequence GGGCATTGTTGATTGTGTGTGATTGTGGGGATGATTCTCCTTGTattgtataatcatttatttcAATCATGTAAACTTTTACAATTATACTCTGTTAGAAGTTCTTGAGAGCTTGGGTGAGTAGGTATTCATGCTGGTTTCACTCATTAAAGGATTGAAAGTAAAATCATTCATAAgtggaggaagaagattaaaataaaatgtgtttGGGAAATTCCAAATAGTAAGATGATGTCTTGTTTTGCCACAAGAGAATTGTGTTCTGGTATTTTGATTGAAGTTGATCATAGTGGCTTTAGTTTTAACTTTGTTTTACTTCAGATGCATTCTCCTAGCATATTGTATGCACACAATTCAAGTTTAATTTATGCACAAATGTTAAGACAATATCAAAGTTCAACCCTTTGAGTATTATTTAGATGCTTTCAACTTCTCCTTAGCAAAAAATGAGATCGAGATTCGTTAAATGTGATTGATCATAATGAAAATAGTGGAAATGGACTAAGTAGGTGCTACAAAATGAGTTTCTTAGCATCTAGTTTAGTCTTAATATGTAGACATTATTTTCTTCCAAGAATCATATTTATTGTGAATGAAAGCATTAGCTGAGAAGTATCTAGGAAACTTTTGAAGATTCATAAATGGCTACCAGCCAAAGAATGACTAACGACTTTCTGTTAATACAATATTTGAGGGGGATTCACTCTTCATTTATAAAAGATAAGTTGATATGAGAATTTTGGTTTTTTGTACTTGTGTCAAGTTCCACGTGCTCTTTATTACGCTGTTAGAAccctgtttttttcttttttgtcttGTTCGTCGCCTGTTCAATTCGCTCCTTTGTCGTTTATGATAATAGTTCGTGCCTCTTGGAAACTTTTTTGTGTAACGGTTCTTTTGTTGGTCCCATGAATCCATTTTTTTATGTGGCATTCCCAATATATTTCGATGTTCAATATCATTGTACCATACATTCTTTAATTGAATGAACTTAATTCTTTCTTGCCTATAGTGGAAGATTGAATGAGTATTGTACACATGAAAGTTTGAAAGGAAAATCAAGAGGAATAATTAACAGCagcatcaaattatgtcattttCAAACGAATACATATCAAATTCAAGGATGCTTCTTAAAACAATTTTTCCAGTGAAGGTTGAAATTGGATATGGATGAAAAAGTGATCACATTCTTCGGACATTTGCTTATTTGAAATTGTATCAGCATTCATTGGTTAGATTAAAACTTCCATTTGATAAAAGAATAGAAAAGGAGTAGTTAATGCACTTTTATATGTTTACTCTATTTGCAAAGATATTGTTCAAAATTGCATTATTctttaagagactttgatagtCACTCATTTTGGAGTAGGAAACAAGTTCTCAAAATGTCAGCTATAATGTATTTCATTTAAGCTTATTAAACTTTCTTATATACTAACAATGCTGTTATTCTGATTCTTGTCTGTGATTTGAAGTATATGGGAGAGCTGGGCTGTCATTTTGAAGTTTACCGCAATGATGAACTAACTGTGGAGGAACTGAAAAGGTAAAAGTTTATATTTAAAGAGAACATTATTGATTGCTAATCCTTAATAAAGATGGTTTATATTTTCTGCCATTCTTACAGGAAAAATCCCAGAGGAGTGCTTATCTCTCCCGGGCCAGGTTTGATTTATGGTGTTCGAATTTGATAAGACATGATGAAGAACTTTTATAAGAAATAATATGTTCTTCAAGGATCATTAGACATGTTATTTCATTTTAACAGGCGCACCGAAAGATTCAGGGATATCATTGCAAACTGTTTTGGAGCTCGGACCAATGGTACCGTTGTTTGGTGTATGCATGGGCTTGCAGTGCATTGGGGAAGCTTTTGGAGGTACCTAATTAGATACAATCAATCATATCGATTGTCTCATTCATCTAATTGCTTTTTTTCTTGGGCTTATGATTTTGGTGTTGCAGGTAAGATTGTAAGATCTCCTAATGGTGTCATGCATGGAAAAAGCTCTCTTGTTTACTATGATGAGAAAGGAGAGGAAGGGTTGTTCTCTGGATTATCCAAGTAtggctttttttcttttcaataatatttatcaCCATTGTTGGTAACACTTCATTGTGGGGTAGAGATTTTCTAGATTGCAGTGTTTTATTCTATTACACATGTTGTCTAAACTTTAAGTACCATTGCGCTTTGAAGCCATGCTGTTAAAAGAGCATAAATGACTATGTTgtagaatgtttttttttctttttcgatAATCTGCTTTAGTTTCATAGTagttaaatatgtttatattcTTTACAGCCCTTTCACTGCTGGTAGATACCACAGCCTTGTGATTGACCCGGACAGTTTTCCCCATGAACAACTTGAGGTTACAGCATGGACAGAGGATGGGCTCGTAATGGCTGCTCGCCACAAAAAATATCGACATTTGCAGGTAAAAAATCTTTCTTTCATTTCTTCACTCAATATAAACCGAGCTATGCAGATGTAACTTGGCGTTCATTGTTGATTTTGAGTCCCGAAAACTAAACTATGTTCTGGTTAAGGTGTAGTGATTAGGAACAGTATAAGTTTTGGTTGGAGGGTTCCCTTTTCGTCATATTGGTTTCTTTGATCACTTAATGaacaaaaaaatgaaattgAACTTTTTTGCAGGGAGTTCAATTTCACCCTGAGAGTATAATTACTACAGAAGGCAAGGGAATTGTGCAGAATTTTATCAAAATGATTGAGAGAAGAGAGGCAGAAACAGAGAACTAGATCTTTGGTTTACTACATTCAATTCAACACACATAGGCTTTTTTTCCATTCTTTTAGACTTGTGATGAACTATGCTATGTAGTAAACTATAATCAAAGTTGGCAAACTAGTCTGTTCTTCTTGTTTTAATTGCTTCATGATGAGTTTGTATTCTAAAATAAAggggtgaaaaaaaaaaaagaataaataggATTTTAACTATGAAACAGAGTTTTGctttatgaaatttttattttttggaaaaaataagGTGATGTTTGATaataattgtttaaaaaaaatttaatcacaaaaataaaagtgaaatttttgtttttgaaaaataaaaatgtattttgaaaataaaagtttgttttttaaattttatttttatttttatttattgatttaattTAAGTAGAGTTAGGGTCTAAGTCTAAGGTTAGATTTGGGGTTTGGATTGAGGTTAGGGATTGGGGTCGGAGTCTATATTGagattcaggttcgggttcaaaatattaataattttgatttttaattaaaaattgaaaagtaaaaattttataaaatatgtttttgaaaaatatttttacttttttaaattaaaaaatattacataatgcatcctaaattattataaatgCCCTCGAAAAaatatgatagtatttttataaagttGTGGCTCTCGTCTTAACCAAATATTCCGGGTGTAATATTTCGATGTATATAGACAtagtaccttttttttttttgaaacatatAGACATAGTacttaaaaaagagaaaaaaataataaagcttaTAGTATCACCCTTAGAAAAGTTGGCAAATTAAAGGGTCATAGTCTCATACTCATAGGCAAGGGAACCACATaagccaaaaaaatatatttctatatcAAATGTTACCATATTGTTTGTATAATTGTTTCAATTAAACCCAAAATTCCTACCAATTGATGATGAATATGGTAATAACTAAATGGATGAAATTGTGGATAAGATGTCATTGACAGCCACCACAATGTTATCATAGCACTTCAACACACGAATTGCATCCTTATCCCTTGCTGCATAATCTAGCTGCCAATTTCAATCAAATGTTTTCCACTTTTCAGTCTAAATACACAAACAAACTTCAACTTAATAACTTTACTTAAAATGCTAAATCTCACTcgttttataattagttagcggTTTCTCATATCATTTATTAAAGTCATAAACACaatgtgcttataatttttaatataataactcatGTTATCTAGGTATATGTTGTTTGTTGTTGAGAGAATTATAAAAGAGCAGAAACAAATTAAACTTACATTGGAGACATTGTTGGAAAGTTGAAAATAGAGCTTTCTAAGTAGAGACCTTTGAGTTGGAGGGCTAGCTTGAATAATAGTATACAAATCAAGCTTGACATAGGCAGAGGTCTTTCTAAGAGCCTTCTGAGCTTCACTCCATGAGTGTGAATCAATTAAATCTTTGACCTTTAACAGAGCAACAACATGCCCTCTTATTCCTTTCTGGGCTTCCTCAACTGTCTGATCCGGACTCACCATTCCCATCTCCAACCCATTTGCCAATTTCTGACCACAATTGAAACCCAATGACCCAACTATAATAGTAATACCCACCATTACAATTCCCCTTCTGCCTGAGGCCTTGCTCAGATTCACACCCACACTAGTTGCTGGTTTCGAACAACATGATGAGCAGCAGTTGAATAAGG is a genomic window of Cannabis sativa cultivar Pink pepper isolate KNU-18-1 chromosome 9, ASM2916894v1, whole genome shotgun sequence containing:
- the LOC115724080 gene encoding anthranilate synthase beta subunit 2, chloroplastic; translated protein: MAAIVPSHLSLQQPKTSFSFKTLQSPTPAFLPTPSSELRFGVKLGNGFAPKAPMAVVESNIRSTVSDKKINSPIIVIDNYDSFTYNLCQYMGELGCHFEVYRNDELTVEELKRKNPRGVLISPGPGAPKDSGISLQTVLELGPMVPLFGVCMGLQCIGEAFGGKIVRSPNGVMHGKSSLVYYDEKGEEGLFSGLSNPFTAGRYHSLVIDPDSFPHEQLEVTAWTEDGLVMAARHKKYRHLQGVQFHPESIITTEGKGIVQNFIKMIERREAETEN
- the LOC115723009 gene encoding psbQ-like protein 3, chloroplastic yields the protein MKMAVKPLPLPLPLFNCCSSCCSKPATSVGVNLSKASGRRGIVMVGITIIVGSLGFNCGQKLANGLEMGMVSPDQTVEEAQKGIRGHVVALLKVKDLIDSHSWSEAQKALRKTSAYVKLDLYTIIQASPPTQRSLLRKLYFQLSNNVSNLDYAARDKDAIRVLKCYDNIVVAVNDILSTISSI